A stretch of the Methanofervidicoccus abyssi genome encodes the following:
- a CDS encoding fibrillarin-like rRNA/tRNA 2'-O-methyltransferase produces MKVREIFDNVYEIDTGDGVRKIGTKSLIPSKRVYGEKIVKIEGAEYRIWNPSKSKLAAAILKGLKVMPIKRGSKVLYLGASAGTTPSHVADIVEYTPVYSVEFSPRIMREFLEVCRDRTNLIPILGDANLPNTYSNIVEMVDVIYEDVAQVNQAEILIKNARWFLKEGGYGIIAIKARSIDVVKDPKEIFKEQKEILIEGGFKIVDEVDIEPFEKDHVLMVGIWQP; encoded by the coding sequence TTGAAAGTTAGGGAGATCTTCGATAACGTATATGAGATAGATACAGGTGATGGGGTCAGGAAAATAGGGACAAAATCCTTAATCCCTTCCAAGAGAGTTTATGGAGAGAAGATAGTTAAGATAGAAGGGGCGGAATATAGAATCTGGAACCCTAGCAAGAGTAAGTTGGCAGCTGCCATATTGAAGGGGCTTAAGGTTATGCCCATAAAGAGAGGTTCAAAGGTGCTCTACTTAGGTGCTTCGGCAGGTACCACACCTTCACATGTTGCAGATATTGTGGAATACACACCTGTATACTCTGTGGAGTTCTCGCCGAGAATAATGAGGGAGTTCTTAGAAGTATGTAGGGATAGAACAAACCTTATACCTATACTGGGGGATGCTAACTTACCGAACACCTACAGTAATATAGTTGAGATGGTGGATGTGATATACGAAGACGTCGCTCAGGTAAATCAGGCTGAGATACTTATTAAAAATGCCAGATGGTTCTTAAAGGAGGGAGGATACGGTATAATAGCTATAAAGGCAAGAAGTATAGATGTTGTAAAGGACCCCAAGGAGATATTTAAGGAGCAGAAGGAGATACTGATAGAGGGAGGTTTTAAGATAGTGGATGAGGTGGATATTGAGCCCTTTGAGAAGGATCATGTATTGATGGTGGGCATCTGGCAACCCTAA
- a CDS encoding glycosyltransferase family 4 protein → MNILMPTIFHPYSGGIAYHVDNIIRHLVNISPYNFHILNYSFQGELKEKPPNTMVHKVKYIRGIRGPTYTFNGYFLGKNIIKKYNIEIIHSHYAFPQGFLGALLSRRYKIPHILTLHGSDVLILSKHPIGRLFFKYALKYCDRIICISRYLKEQLPKEYQDKSEVIYNGVDFRRFYDAGIDEDYGLFVGSFVPQKGLYTLIEAIKDINFNFKFIGDGPLFREVKEYIERKGIKNIELLGKKDQREVAQYLRRCSFLVLPSTSEGFGMIILEAMASGKCVVGSKVGGIPELILDNYNGFLFEANNVKMLKEKIEMLVNDKDLRRKLGRNGRMFSRRFSWEEVARRLDTIYKELKESFNTQ, encoded by the coding sequence ATGAACATTCTCATGCCTACCATTTTTCATCCCTACAGTGGAGGAATAGCCTATCATGTAGATAACATAATAAGACACCTCGTGAATATCTCACCATATAATTTCCATATTCTTAACTACAGTTTTCAAGGAGAATTAAAGGAGAAACCTCCTAACACCATGGTGCATAAGGTAAAGTACATTAGGGGAATAAGAGGTCCAACCTACACCTTTAATGGATACTTCCTGGGGAAAAACATAATAAAAAAATACAACATTGAGATTATTCACAGTCATTACGCATTTCCCCAAGGTTTCTTAGGGGCACTTCTCAGTAGGAGGTACAAGATACCTCATATATTAACACTCCATGGCAGTGATGTGTTGATACTCTCTAAGCATCCCATTGGTAGACTGTTCTTCAAATATGCTCTCAAATATTGTGATAGGATAATCTGTATAAGTAGATACTTAAAGGAACAACTTCCTAAGGAGTACCAGGATAAAAGTGAGGTGATATACAACGGAGTGGATTTCAGGAGATTCTATGATGCTGGTATAGACGAGGATTACGGTCTTTTTGTAGGATCTTTTGTACCTCAGAAAGGATTGTATACGTTAATTGAGGCTATTAAAGATATAAACTTTAACTTTAAGTTTATAGGAGATGGTCCACTCTTCAGGGAAGTTAAAGAGTATATAGAGAGAAAAGGCATTAAAAATATCGAACTCTTAGGGAAAAAGGATCAAAGGGAAGTTGCCCAATACCTTAGAAGATGTAGTTTTTTAGTGCTTCCTTCTACCTCTGAAGGTTTCGGTATGATAATATTGGAGGCTATGGCCTCGGGGAAATGTGTAGTAGGCTCCAAGGTAGGAGGTATCCCAGAGTTGATTCTCGACAACTACAACGGTTTTCTATTTGAGGCTAACAACGTAAAGATGTTAAAGGAGAAGATAGAGATGTTGGTAAATGACAAGGATCTGAGAAGGAAGTTGGGTAGAAACGGGAGGATGTTCTCACGGAGATTTTCCTGGGAAGAGGTTGCCAGGAGATTGGATACTATCTACAAGGAATTAAAAGAAAGTTTTAATACCCAGTGA
- the nrdD gene encoding anaerobic ribonucleoside-triphosphate reductase, with translation MISSRYYKNCKIYVVKKNGVRELFDLNKLVKSLLNSQVDYRHINRILAVLQSRLYDGITTEEIKEIVCESLKEIDRENGTNYLEKYKQKHNLVVRTSNNEIQPFDKTRIIKKLIDETGLDKETAEKIGNEIEKSLKRLNLKYITAPMIRELVNAKLIEYGLEEYRIRHTRLGIPIYDIKKLINEGCRENANLMHNPESIHKWVADETMKQYALLEIFPKDIADAHMRGDIHLHDLEYAAIRPVCCQHDLRNFFMYGLRVDGTGRHTSVSKPAKHPEVAIQHAAKVLSAAQCEMSGGQSIDEFNIWLAPYMRGLSYRRIKQLMQMFIYEMNQMYVARGGQTVFSSINLELEVPEYLRDKEAVVAGDVRGTYEEYEEEAHLILEALIDVMMEGDAVRKPFLFPNFIVKLRERAFKDENRDLMIKLHELSSKWGIPYFINMYPEWQVENTNAMGCRTRLSGDWKGDVEIDTLRTGNMQWYTVNLPRIGYEAKGDDDRLFEILQERLEILKRALYIKHQVTEKVLKGGILPFLTQRFNGEQYYKYENTTKTFGFVGLNELLKYHIGEELHESRYALKFGEKVIKYIRDYADNLKEETGLRWSVTQTPAESTAGRFARLDYRYYKEECKFVVNGDFSNINTLYYTNSSHVRVNAPVSVGEKVRIEERFHPLCNGGHITHFWNIEAYADPEVLMDITKKIVEKSNIGFWTYTKNLSICERCGRSIAGLKDRCVYCGSSSIQRYSRITGYLQNVSNWNDAKKKELIDRRSNIPKV, from the coding sequence ATGATAAGTAGTAGATACTATAAAAATTGCAAGATCTATGTCGTTAAAAAGAATGGTGTAAGGGAGTTATTCGATCTAAATAAGTTAGTCAAATCTCTTTTGAACTCTCAGGTTGATTACAGACACATAAACAGAATCCTCGCTGTACTTCAATCTAGGTTATACGATGGAATAACTACTGAAGAGATAAAAGAAATTGTATGTGAATCACTGAAAGAGATAGACAGGGAAAATGGAACTAACTACTTAGAAAAATATAAACAAAAGCATAATTTAGTAGTTAGAACCTCCAACAACGAGATCCAGCCCTTTGATAAAACCAGGATTATCAAGAAACTTATAGATGAAACTGGGTTAGATAAAGAAACTGCTGAAAAGATAGGAAACGAGATTGAAAAATCTCTGAAGAGACTTAACCTTAAGTACATCACAGCACCGATGATAAGAGAACTAGTAAATGCAAAGTTGATAGAATACGGATTGGAAGAGTACAGAATAAGACACACAAGGTTAGGTATTCCTATATACGACATTAAAAAACTTATAAATGAAGGATGTAGGGAGAACGCAAACCTCATGCACAACCCAGAGTCTATACATAAGTGGGTTGCAGACGAAACGATGAAGCAGTACGCCCTCTTAGAGATATTCCCGAAGGATATTGCAGATGCACATATGAGAGGAGATATCCACCTCCACGACTTGGAGTACGCTGCAATAAGACCTGTATGCTGCCAGCATGACTTAAGGAACTTCTTCATGTACGGGTTAAGAGTAGATGGTACTGGGAGACATACAAGTGTCTCAAAACCTGCAAAGCATCCAGAGGTTGCAATACAGCACGCTGCTAAGGTATTAAGCGCTGCCCAGTGTGAGATGAGTGGGGGCCAGTCGATAGACGAGTTCAACATATGGTTAGCACCTTATATGAGGGGATTATCCTACAGGAGGATAAAACAACTTATGCAGATGTTTATTTACGAGATGAATCAAATGTATGTTGCTAGGGGGGGACAAACTGTCTTCAGTAGTATAAACTTAGAGTTAGAAGTGCCAGAGTACTTAAGGGATAAGGAAGCTGTTGTTGCAGGGGATGTAAGGGGCACCTACGAGGAATACGAAGAGGAGGCTCACCTTATCTTAGAGGCTCTCATAGATGTGATGATGGAAGGAGACGCTGTAAGAAAACCTTTCCTATTTCCAAACTTCATTGTGAAGTTGAGGGAGAGGGCGTTTAAGGATGAAAACAGGGATCTGATGATAAAACTCCATGAACTTAGTAGTAAGTGGGGAATACCTTACTTTATAAACATGTACCCTGAATGGCAGGTGGAGAATACCAACGCCATGGGGTGCAGGACGAGATTAAGTGGAGACTGGAAAGGTGATGTGGAAATAGATACTTTAAGAACTGGAAATATGCAGTGGTACACTGTCAATCTACCGAGGATAGGTTATGAGGCTAAAGGGGATGATGACAGGCTATTCGAGATACTTCAGGAGAGGTTGGAGATACTTAAGAGGGCGCTTTATATAAAACACCAGGTAACTGAAAAGGTCCTCAAAGGTGGAATACTACCATTTTTAACACAGAGGTTCAATGGAGAGCAGTACTACAAATACGAGAATACCACTAAAACCTTCGGTTTCGTAGGGTTGAATGAACTTCTCAAATACCATATAGGGGAGGAACTTCATGAATCCAGGTACGCCCTTAAGTTTGGGGAGAAAGTAATTAAATACATAAGGGATTATGCAGATAACTTAAAGGAGGAGACAGGTTTAAGGTGGAGCGTAACTCAGACGCCAGCGGAGAGTACTGCAGGAAGGTTTGCCAGGTTGGACTACAGATATTACAAGGAAGAATGCAAATTTGTGGTAAATGGAGATTTCTCCAATATAAATACTCTCTACTATACAAACTCTTCACATGTTAGAGTAAATGCTCCAGTGTCTGTAGGGGAGAAGGTTAGGATAGAGGAGAGGTTTCATCCACTTTGTAATGGGGGACATATTACTCACTTCTGGAACATCGAGGCTTATGCAGATCCAGAGGTACTTATGGATATAACTAAGAAAATTGTGGAAAAGTCCAATATAGGTTTCTGGACATATACAAAGAACTTAAGTATATGTGAAAGATGTGGTAGATCTATTGCAGGTCTAAAAGATAGATGTGTATATTGTGGTAGTAGTAGTATTCAGAGGTACAGTAGGATAACTGGTTATCTACAGAACGTCTCCAACTGGAACGATGCGAAGAAGAAGGAGTTAATAGATAGGAGAAGTAATATCCCTAAGGTTTAA
- a CDS encoding histidinol phosphate phosphatase domain-containing protein, which translates to MRYDFHTHTVFSDGELIPSELVRRAILLNHVALAITDHGDASNYKDLIEKITLAREELEKYWDIRVIVGIELTHIPPKSIPKMARRCKDVGAEIVVIHGETIVEPVEKGTNYYASISEDVDILAHPGLIDRECAENIKENNIFLEITSRKGHSLTNGHVINVARNFDIPILINTDAHGPSDLIDLDFARKVGLGCGMGRKELENALCHYPKELLKRL; encoded by the coding sequence GTGAGATACGACTTTCATACACATACAGTTTTCAGTGATGGAGAACTGATACCTTCAGAACTTGTAAGGAGGGCCATACTACTTAACCATGTTGCCCTAGCGATTACAGATCATGGAGATGCAAGTAACTATAAGGATTTAATAGAGAAGATAACGTTAGCGAGGGAGGAGTTGGAAAAGTACTGGGATATAAGGGTTATAGTAGGTATTGAACTTACCCATATACCTCCTAAGTCCATTCCAAAGATGGCGAGAAGGTGTAAAGATGTAGGGGCGGAAATTGTTGTAATACATGGAGAGACAATAGTGGAACCTGTAGAGAAGGGAACAAATTACTACGCCTCTATCTCCGAGGATGTGGATATTTTAGCCCATCCTGGATTGATAGACAGGGAGTGTGCAGAGAATATAAAGGAGAATAATATATTCTTAGAGATTACCTCGAGGAAGGGGCACTCTCTAACAAATGGACATGTGATAAATGTTGCAAGGAATTTCGATATACCTATCTTGATAAATACAGATGCCCATGGCCCTTCTGATCTAATAGATCTAGATTTTGCAAGGAAAGTAGGTTTAGGTTGTGGAATGGGAAGAAAAGAATTGGAAAATGCTTTATGTCATTATCCCAAAGAGTTGTTGAAAAGATTATAG
- the cbiQ gene encoding cobalt ECF transporter T component CbiQ, producing the protein MQLNTIDHIAHTNRLRHTNPKLKVLFALSMLLIALFSKSIVVPLIIAFIMIALTIFVAKVPLKIYLLLLATPLGFGILTVILMGYIYVGGNELFTIEIFNFKISIYSYGINLGLLVFSRMLGCVASTLFLALTTPITELFYILKELKIPSAILDIAMMMYRYIFLLLDEMIRIMNAQNTRLGYRNLKTTYKSLGTLAAILFIRAWERGEKSFIIMSSRGYNGDLKLINKIESPPVKYLLLIIILDIFLIILSYLTTDFKVIA; encoded by the coding sequence TTGCAATTAAACACTATAGATCACATAGCCCATACTAACAGGTTGCGCCATACCAACCCTAAGTTAAAGGTATTATTTGCATTATCTATGCTGTTGATCGCTCTTTTCTCAAAATCTATCGTAGTACCTCTAATTATAGCTTTCATAATGATAGCTCTAACTATCTTTGTAGCAAAAGTCCCACTGAAGATATATCTACTTCTTCTAGCAACTCCTTTAGGGTTTGGAATACTTACAGTGATCTTAATGGGCTACATATACGTAGGCGGTAATGAACTATTCACCATAGAGATCTTCAACTTCAAAATCTCTATCTACAGTTACGGTATAAATTTAGGGTTGTTGGTATTCAGTAGAATGCTTGGTTGTGTTGCTTCTACTCTATTCCTGGCACTAACCACCCCTATAACTGAACTTTTCTATATCTTAAAGGAATTGAAAATTCCATCTGCCATTTTAGATATTGCAATGATGATGTATAGGTATATCTTCCTCTTACTTGATGAGATGATAAGAATAATGAACGCCCAAAATACAAGATTGGGGTATAGAAATCTAAAAACCACTTATAAATCCTTAGGTACATTGGCTGCTATTCTCTTTATAAGGGCATGGGAGAGAGGTGAAAAATCCTTCATTATAATGAGTTCTAGGGGATACAACGGAGATTTAAAACTTATAAATAAGATAGAATCTCCTCCTGTTAAGTATTTACTGTTGATAATTATACTGGATATTTTCCTGATAATACTTTCCTACCTAACAACAGATTTTAAAGTAATTGCATAG
- the truD gene encoding tRNA pseudouridine(13) synthase TruD, which produces MKNYLIGYRRKLESLKNLEDYRKKIEKKYRKKKIRKLIEEIKINLDKYFINLKIEGIIKKYPEDFIVEEITKDGIILEYGKDLGIFKDDPNWKGAFIHFTLEKINWNTLDAIGELVKRTNSKRKNFGFAGTKDKYAATTQRVGCFGIKVEALERIKDSIKGIKIRDIQRTNKKLKLGDLWGNRFTIKVRLKDRDPQEVVDILKDIKLNYILNYYGIQRFGTDRPITHIVGKLIYNRDFEGAFYAYCGTPLFEEGRVREARKLVDEGDFKGALKMYPKELYYERKMLKRYLETGSFIKSFKVLPPHLRCMFINAYQSYLFNEMINRRFQYGFEPQEGDILFGGIPTGAVLGRKCRLAEGIQGEIERDIIEEEGIDLQRFYIEDFGDFPGTRRRLITKVYDFTFWAEEDGVVLRFKLEKGCYATVLLREFIKDDKNIK; this is translated from the coding sequence ATGAAAAACTATCTAATAGGTTACAGGAGAAAGTTAGAATCCCTAAAAAATCTTGAAGATTATCGTAAGAAGATAGAGAAAAAATACAGGAAGAAGAAGATAAGAAAATTGATAGAAGAAATAAAAATTAATTTAGACAAATACTTTATAAATCTAAAGATCGAGGGAATTATTAAGAAGTATCCAGAAGACTTCATAGTTGAGGAGATCACCAAAGATGGTATAATCTTAGAGTATGGAAAAGATCTTGGAATTTTTAAGGATGATCCCAACTGGAAAGGTGCCTTTATACACTTTACCTTGGAGAAGATAAACTGGAACACCTTAGATGCAATAGGAGAGTTGGTGAAGAGGACAAATTCTAAGAGAAAGAACTTTGGTTTTGCAGGGACTAAAGATAAGTATGCAGCAACTACTCAACGAGTAGGATGCTTTGGGATAAAGGTAGAGGCTCTGGAGAGGATAAAAGATAGTATAAAGGGGATAAAAATAAGGGATATCCAAAGGACAAATAAAAAGTTAAAGTTAGGTGATCTCTGGGGCAACAGATTTACTATAAAGGTAAGACTGAAGGATAGAGACCCTCAGGAAGTTGTAGATATTCTAAAAGATATTAAGTTAAATTATATATTGAACTACTATGGCATCCAAAGATTTGGTACAGATAGACCTATAACCCATATAGTGGGAAAACTTATATACAACAGGGACTTTGAAGGGGCATTTTACGCTTACTGTGGAACTCCACTATTCGAGGAAGGCAGAGTACGGGAGGCTAGGAAGTTGGTAGATGAAGGAGATTTCAAGGGAGCTCTAAAGATGTACCCAAAGGAACTCTACTACGAGAGAAAGATGCTCAAGAGATACTTGGAAACTGGAAGTTTTATTAAGAGTTTTAAGGTTTTACCACCTCATTTAAGATGTATGTTTATAAACGCCTATCAGTCCTACCTTTTCAACGAGATGATAAATAGGAGGTTCCAGTACGGTTTTGAACCCCAGGAGGGAGATATACTGTTTGGAGGTATTCCCACAGGGGCTGTTTTAGGTAGAAAGTGTAGGCTGGCTGAGGGGATACAGGGGGAAATTGAAAGGGATATCATAGAAGAGGAGGGTATCGACCTTCAGAGATTCTATATAGAGGACTTTGGAGACTTCCCAGGCACTAGGAGGAGATTGATCACTAAGGTTTATGATTTTACATTCTGGGCAGAAGAGGACGGTGTAGTTTTAAGGTTTAAGTTGGAAAAAGGTTGCTACGCCACTGTACTTCTGAGAGAGTTTATCAAGGATGATAAGAATATCAAATAA
- a CDS encoding sugar phosphate isomerase/epimerase family protein → MKIGVSCSVFLDSKKSLPNALDFLEGKVKYVELLCDGNLNIMKEENIEVVDSYNLKYTLHCPLTDLNLSSFREKIRRASLDLVRDILQVASKVNSSILVLHPGYCVFKDDYTVALESLIKTLKELNRIQEEYSTKITIENMPSYSMFMFREPTKEILEHLEDIGITFDIGHAFLNRNIESFLERGVIEKITHVHIHDNNGDLDEHLCIGKGRIPFGDYRDKLRRINGIKMIEMQNNSIDDIVKCIEHLKDLLE, encoded by the coding sequence ATGAAGATCGGAGTATCCTGTAGTGTATTTTTAGACTCTAAAAAGAGCCTTCCCAATGCTTTAGACTTCTTAGAGGGTAAGGTAAAGTATGTTGAGTTATTATGTGATGGTAATTTAAATATTATGAAGGAGGAGAACATAGAAGTGGTAGATTCCTACAACTTAAAATACACGCTCCACTGTCCACTGACAGATCTAAATCTTTCTTCCTTTAGGGAGAAGATAAGACGGGCAAGTTTAGATCTTGTCAGAGATATCCTGCAGGTTGCCAGTAAGGTAAATAGTAGTATTCTTGTACTCCATCCTGGTTACTGTGTATTTAAAGACGATTACACTGTAGCCTTAGAATCCCTTATAAAAACCTTGAAGGAGTTGAACAGGATTCAGGAAGAGTACAGTACTAAGATTACCATTGAGAATATGCCTTCTTATAGTATGTTTATGTTCAGGGAACCTACTAAGGAGATTCTTGAACATTTGGAGGATATAGGCATAACCTTCGATATAGGTCATGCCTTCTTAAATAGAAATATAGAAAGTTTTTTAGAGAGAGGAGTTATAGAGAAAATAACCCATGTCCATATACACGACAACAACGGAGATCTTGATGAACATCTGTGCATAGGGAAAGGCAGGATACCCTTTGGAGATTACAGAGACAAATTAAGAAGAATAAATGGAATAAAGATGATAGAGATGCAGAATAATAGTATTGACGATATAGTCAAATGTATTGAACATCTGAAGGATCTGCTGGAATAG
- a CDS encoding energy-coupling factor ABC transporter substrate-binding protein, producing the protein METKHIIMILGVILLTAAPLIMYAGKGEEQGYFGGADDAAGEAIEKLNPNYKPWFSPIWEPPSGEIESLLFALQAAIGAIIIGYFVGYNKAKIELKSGNQ; encoded by the coding sequence ATGGAAACAAAACATATTATTATGATCTTAGGAGTTATATTATTAACCGCTGCTCCACTTATAATGTACGCTGGTAAAGGGGAAGAGCAAGGATATTTTGGGGGAGCAGATGATGCAGCAGGAGAGGCTATAGAGAAACTGAATCCAAATTATAAACCTTGGTTTAGTCCAATATGGGAGCCTCCAAGTGGAGAAATAGAATCCCTTCTCTTTGCGTTACAGGCTGCAATAGGTGCCATAATCATTGGATACTTTGTAGGATACAACAAAGCTAAGATAGAGTTAAAATCCGGGAACCAATAA
- a CDS encoding methanogenesis marker 14 protein, whose protein sequence is MGFFDKILNIFKKSSNIAYARSQSIDLIELKRNPYYIVASVELGNTTTKSIITATNMETGNTYIVSKYVVMTRDVRPPKKGEEVFGKTIWGVELTKGAVADMVKDVLLGALKKGNLTVDDLHFVVRSTGVTAGFASPEEVSNMIIALAEGCLKAGVPPSKMAPAMSKSQLPKPFDKYSLMDKIIFDGAVTGVVPPTGKEVVANEMEGELVTAGIKVGAKWTHVDFRNPCMSIDFGTTLAGRITDDSKPYAHVIGNLCGLAGAIADSIVRGSGLVSKDKGAVLDIKSREGKINRELAEEYGEEIHRYIRICEVPKNVERFGTVPVNPESAERAGTTLIGCDVGENGSDLPKLEEIGKKILEESNIPTLLYTLDIVSAKITERLVELARDMGLISDKSAIGITGRAGITGDKPRLILEKLNNLGIWDKPEDNVVFVEDGLALGASIMARCMNCLGTPQNPVGGNRGDRCILGERRKWQKEKGMIR, encoded by the coding sequence ATGGGATTTTTTGATAAAATACTTAATATATTCAAAAAAAGCTCTAATATTGCCTATGCAAGATCCCAGAGTATAGACCTAATAGAATTGAAGAGAAACCCTTATTATATTGTTGCATCTGTTGAGTTGGGAAATACTACAACAAAATCCATAATTACAGCAACCAATATGGAAACGGGTAATACCTACATTGTTAGTAAATACGTTGTAATGACCAGGGATGTGAGGCCACCAAAAAAAGGGGAGGAGGTATTTGGAAAAACCATCTGGGGAGTGGAATTGACTAAGGGGGCAGTTGCAGATATGGTTAAGGATGTATTACTTGGAGCCTTGAAAAAGGGAAACCTTACAGTGGATGATCTCCATTTTGTAGTTAGAAGTACTGGAGTTACTGCAGGATTTGCCTCCCCAGAGGAAGTATCTAATATGATAATAGCCCTTGCAGAAGGATGTTTAAAAGCAGGAGTACCTCCTTCAAAGATGGCTCCTGCCATGAGTAAAAGCCAACTTCCAAAGCCCTTTGACAAGTACAGTCTAATGGATAAGATCATATTTGACGGTGCTGTTACTGGAGTGGTACCTCCAACTGGTAAAGAAGTTGTAGCCAATGAAATGGAAGGTGAGTTAGTTACTGCAGGAATAAAGGTGGGGGCAAAGTGGACCCATGTAGATTTCAGAAACCCATGTATGAGTATAGACTTTGGTACAACACTTGCAGGTAGGATAACAGATGACAGTAAGCCCTACGCCCATGTTATCGGCAACTTATGTGGCCTTGCAGGTGCCATTGCAGACAGTATAGTTAGAGGTAGTGGATTGGTAAGTAAAGATAAAGGTGCAGTACTGGATATAAAGAGTAGGGAAGGTAAAATAAATAGAGAACTTGCAGAGGAGTATGGAGAAGAGATACATAGATATATAAGGATCTGTGAAGTTCCTAAAAATGTAGAGAGATTTGGAACTGTACCTGTAAATCCAGAAAGTGCAGAAAGGGCGGGAACAACCCTTATAGGTTGTGATGTAGGAGAGAATGGAAGTGATCTACCAAAGTTGGAGGAGATTGGAAAGAAAATCTTAGAGGAGAGTAACATCCCAACCCTACTTTACACCTTGGATATAGTATCTGCAAAGATAACTGAGAGGCTTGTAGAGTTGGCAAGAGATATGGGCCTTATAAGTGATAAAAGTGCCATTGGAATAACTGGAAGGGCTGGAATAACAGGGGATAAACCTAGGTTGATATTAGAGAAATTGAATAATTTAGGTATATGGGATAAACCTGAAGATAATGTAGTGTTCGTCGAGGATGGCCTTGCATTGGGGGCCAGTATTATGGCCAGATGTATGAACTGCTTAGGTACTCCACAGAATCCTGTTGGAGGTAATAGAGGTGATAGGTGTATACTGGGAGAAAGGAGGAAATGGCAGAAGGAGAAAGGGATGATAAGGTAA
- a CDS encoding Pre-mRNA processing ribonucleoprotein has product MYYLIFTSYGAFLLEYNGDLNLENIKHYKIFPEEEIPKIMYNLRRGNLQIVEELMKEWDLKDKGIKVLVEYLENEPTLPGKFIRENIYPLGKKYSIFNSYKEFIEKTNLWATQLTKLLMKESSERKDKLIIQTVSALDDLDETLNLFSERLREWYSLYFPEMDKIVKKHELYAKLVSQFLKRENYTRTKLKEFLPSKTAKTLSKVAKSSMGAELSEEDLSIIKGFADQIISMYNLRDSLLKYLGELMEETAPNLTKLAGVSLGARLISLTGGLERLSKLPASTIQVIGAEKALFAHLRLGADPPKHGVIFQHPLIQSSPWWIRGKIARALACKLAVGVRADVFGNYIADELLENLNKKVEEIKRKYPEPRKKPSKKKKEKKEKGMKRKGDKKKKKKIKNRKKGKKVIGKTSSKW; this is encoded by the coding sequence ATGTACTATCTGATATTCACATCCTATGGTGCTTTTCTCCTAGAATATAACGGTGATCTAAATTTAGAGAACATAAAACACTATAAAATATTTCCAGAAGAAGAGATTCCCAAAATCATGTATAACCTCCGAAGAGGAAACCTTCAAATAGTTGAGGAGTTAATGAAAGAATGGGATCTAAAGGATAAAGGTATAAAAGTCTTAGTAGAATACTTAGAAAATGAGCCCACACTTCCAGGAAAGTTTATAAGAGAGAATATATATCCCCTAGGTAAGAAATACAGCATTTTCAACAGTTACAAGGAGTTTATAGAAAAAACAAACCTATGGGCTACTCAACTCACAAAACTTTTAATGAAGGAATCCTCTGAGAGAAAGGATAAATTGATAATCCAGACTGTAAGTGCCTTAGATGACTTAGATGAGACACTTAATTTATTCTCCGAGAGACTTAGGGAGTGGTATTCTCTCTACTTCCCAGAGATGGACAAGATTGTAAAGAAACATGAACTTTATGCAAAATTGGTATCCCAATTTTTAAAGAGGGAAAACTACACCAGGACTAAGTTAAAGGAGTTTCTACCTTCAAAAACAGCCAAAACACTATCTAAAGTAGCAAAGAGTTCAATGGGTGCAGAGTTATCCGAGGAGGATCTCTCAATTATAAAGGGATTTGCAGATCAAATAATATCTATGTATAACCTAAGAGATAGCCTACTGAAGTATTTGGGAGAATTAATGGAGGAGACTGCACCTAACTTAACAAAGTTGGCAGGGGTTTCCTTGGGTGCCAGACTTATAAGTTTAACTGGGGGATTGGAGAGGTTGTCAAAACTCCCCGCCTCTACAATACAAGTTATCGGAGCTGAAAAGGCACTATTTGCACATCTGAGATTAGGAGCAGATCCTCCAAAACATGGGGTAATATTCCAACACCCTCTTATTCAAAGCTCTCCCTGGTGGATTAGGGGGAAGATAGCAAGGGCTCTAGCCTGTAAGTTGGCTGTGGGAGTTAGAGCAGATGTTTTTGGAAACTACATAGCAGATGAACTTCTTGAGAATCTTAATAAGAAGGTTGAGGAGATAAAGAGGAAGTACCCAGAACCTAGGAAAAAACCTTCAAAGAAGAAGAAGGAGAAAAAAGAAAAAGGTATGAAAAGGAAAGGAGATAAGAAGAAAAAGAAAAAGATAAAAAACCGAAAAAAGGGAAAGAAAGTAATAGGTAAGACATCCTCAAAATGGTGA